One Nerophis ophidion isolate RoL-2023_Sa linkage group LG23, RoL_Noph_v1.0, whole genome shotgun sequence genomic window carries:
- the sgf29 gene encoding SAGA-associated factor 29 produces MSADTKIAELLTELHQLIKQTQEERSRSEHNLLNIQKTHERMQTENKTSPYYRTKLRGLYTTAKADAEAECGILRRSLDKIAEIKSLLEERRIAAKMAGVYNDSDPPRKTMRRGVLMTLLQQSAMTLPLWIGKPGESPPPLCGATPASGDYVAKQGDKVAARVKAVDGDEQWILAEVVSYSHAANKYEVDDIDEEGKERHTLSRRRIIPLPQWKANPETDPEALFNKDQLVLALYPQTTCFYRALIHTRPYRPQDDYSVLFEDTSYADGYSPPLNVAQRYVVACKENKKK; encoded by the exons ATGTCTGCAGACACAAAGATTGCTGAGCTGCTCACTGAGCTCCATCAGCTCATCAAACAGACTCAG GAGGAGAGGTCTCGCAGTGAACACAATCTGCTTAACATCCAGAAGACACATGAAAGGATGCAGACAGAAAACAAAA CGTCCCCGTACTACCGCACCAAGCTGAGAGGACTGTACACCACCGCCAAGGCGGATGCAGAGGCCGAGTGCGG CATCCTGCGCCGCTCTCTGGATAAAATTGCTGAGATCAAGTCCTTGTTGGAGGAGCGAAGGATCG CCGCCAAGATGGCAGGCGTGTACAACGACAGCGACCCCCCCAGGAAGACCATGAGGCGCGGCGTTCTGATGACGCTCCTCCAGCAGTCGGCCATGACGCTTCCTCTGTGGATCGGCAAACCCGGCGAAAG CCCTCCCCCTCTGTGCGGGGCCACGCCCGCCAGCGGCGACTACGTGGCCAAGCAGGGCGACAAGGTGGCGGCCAGGGTCAAGGCCGTGGACGGAGACGAGCAATGGATCCTGGCCGAGGTGGTCAGCTACAGCCACGCCGCCAACAA GTACGAGGTGGATGACATCGATGAAGAAGGCAAAGA gcgaCACACACTGAGCCGGCGCCGCATCATCCCTCTGCCTCAGTGGAAGGCCAACCCTGAGACGGACCCTGAGGCTCTCTTCAACAAAGACCAGCTGGTGCTGGCCCTCTACCCACAGACCACCTGCTTCTACCGCGCACTCATACACACACGCCCCTACCGG ccacAAGACGACTACTCGGTGCTGTTCGAGGACACGTCGTACGCTGACGGTTATTCACCGCCCCTCAACGTGGCGCAGCGGTACGTGGTCGCCTGCAAGGAGAACAAGAAGAagtga
- the nupr1b gene encoding nuclear protein 1b, whose amino-acid sequence MSHVDVKNLKPSSFEDEYYDQYDYYSVSDKYTEGAARKGRTKKEASANTNRPNPGGHERKIVEKLQNSEKKDKA is encoded by the exons ATGAGTCACGTGGACGTGAAGAACCTGAAGCCCAGCAGCTTCGAGGACGAGTACTACGACCAGTACGACTACTACAGCGTCAGCGACAAGTACACAG AGGGGGCGGCGCGCAAAGGCCGCACCAAGAAGGAGGCGAGCGCCAACACCAACAGGCCCAACCCCGGCGGGCACGAGCGCAAGATAGTGGAGAAGCTGCAGAACAGCGAGAAGAAGGACAAGGCGTGA